The Camelus dromedarius isolate mCamDro1 chromosome 8, mCamDro1.pat, whole genome shotgun sequence DNA segment TCCAGGGTTGTCATTTTTTAGGGGTAGgggtactttaaaaatatataatttaatatttgtaaaataaatatgaaataggGTCAAAATTTAGGCTAGGAAGAGAATCTTCCCCATTCCATAGCTCAGTGTAAATGTACACTGCAGGTAAAAACTATACCTCTCAAACTTTTAAGATCAGCCAATTTCCCCTACCCCCTACTTTGAGACTACAACGTAACTAGCACTTCCAACTATTACAATAAAAAGCTGCATGTACGAAGAGCTGTGTAAATGAAAACATGGTTAATGCCTCAGTCGCTGCGCAAACGTGACTTCAGTTCATGCCTACTGCCCTTAACTCTACCTGAACTACCTCACAGAACCTTTCAACTTAAACTAATTTATCATGACGCGCTGTGAACATCTGCCGCTGTCCATCCAATAGTAGTAGACACTTGTGCTGAGGATTCTCCCATCTGTACACAATGGGGAAGAAGATAATAGAAGTCGTTAGTAATCAAAAGTACTGCATAGCCACATTCTTTAAAGGACTGAATGCCAGCTGgactggagagaggaggaaaacaaAGGATTCTAATCAGTAACTCCCTGAAATTATTATAGAACCATGAAAATACTCTCATTGAGCTACTGTAAAGCTCTGTGGTTGCCAAGATGATTATTTAAAACTTCTAAAATGCTCTGACCTTGAGATTGTACAACAGCCACATACAATTTGGGAAAGCTGCCCCCCTAATTGCACAGTACAGAGGTAAAGCTtgagaggaaaatgaagcaaTACTGTATATAACCAAGAACTTTTAATAATTCTTGAATTAAAAGCTGAGTATTAATTGTTTTAAGCAATACTTTCTCAAGCTCAATAATCCAGATTACAGGTTGGAAATTTAAGATTTCAATTTATAACCCCCTAGCCAAAGCCTAGAAAGCAAATGCCATCATCCAACAATCAATATAGAAGTCTTTCCTGCGCCTAAGGGCACTTATCCATCACAGAGAAGAGGTATCTTGGAGTCTTTTAACAAGAAGAGAGCAAAATTCTCTCTTCTACTTGTTATGTTATATACATAGCAACTCAAAGttctttattttcacattaaCAGAGACTACTTTTAGCTGCTAATTAGTTGTAccacaggaaaaatttttttattgagtccaAAAGTATACAAGCAGAAAGTGAGAAATCTCTTTGCAACTATTCCTGAGTTACTCTAAGCTCATGTTTCACACTTCTATTTCACAACTAAGACTATGTAACCCATCATATTATTTGTGACTACTATGAAAACTATGACATGTCAGTTAGCCTTGCTGCCTGCTGTGTGCTATGTGTCTAAGTCCATTACATATTCCTTATAGCTGGATTGAAAAcctggaaatgaaatgaaatcccTGGAGGAACTTGGCCATGCTGGTGCTTTTTACAAagtttgagaattaaaaaaaaaaaaacaacaacaaaaagaaccagTTTTCAAAAGAGACATACTGAAGTCCATTTAATGAAGCAGAGAGTTTTTAGGGGACTGTAATTTCTATCCCCTGCTAAAACCAATTACGTGGTTGAGggataaagaaaaaatcatgTGAAATAATACCAAGTAGCACCAGAATAGCCTACCACTAAAGCTCGCATGCGCACAGGGCTGGGAGGATGGCTTCCTCTTTCCAGGCCCCTTAGGGTCATTTCAGCAATTGTTCTGTTAAACACAGCATTATCATCATCAAGACACAGCAAGCAGCAGAGAGCTTACAGAGTCACAATTCATAGTGTCTAATCTCCAAATCACATAAATGTGGTATACAGGGTTCCATCCAGGAAGCATTCAGTCAGAGCAAGTTAAAGTCAGTACTTTCTAACACATTTTCAAGATACTTATGCTGAATTAGCCCaagggagaaaaatcaatgtGCCAGATATACACTGAGGCTTGCACCTCAAGTCTGCAAAAATGGCTACACCTTTGAAAGAAATTTAGGTAAAGAGTTTAAACAGTTGGAAATTTGCCAATTACCTAAATGTTTTTCTCCCTGTgggataatcttttttttttttttaggggacaATATATCTGAGGAGAAGAGATTATTCCTGTTGCACCTACCTAACCACTGTACAAAAGACTTCACCATAGACATTATACTCTTGATATCCCAAACATAGGAGTACATGTCATAAAGGATTGTCCTGTTGGCACAATTGGAGAGCCGAGTGAACATTCCCATCACTAGTCCGCACATCTCTTCAAACTTGGCTGCTCGTGACCGCCATTCTTCAATCTATTGAGGATtaataaaaacactcaaaaaattGAAAGCTTAACAAAATAATCTAAAACAGTTACAAACAAAGCTGTTTGTTATCAGGTACCTgcaaatttattctaaatattaaaGACTCACTGGGTTAAACTCTTCAAGACAAACAATAAAAGTCTGTCTCTCCCCAAACTGACAAATACTCCTAAAATAATAAACTTTGACTTTTCTTCATTCCTAACTACTATAAGGTCAAACTATGGAACTGTATGTACCAAATTCAGCAGAGTTCACATCTACTTTACAGAACACATTCTAAGATGTGGTCAATTCTCACTCATTTAAGACCCCTCTATATCATCAGCACAGGGACCCATTCAGGCTAAAGCAGCAGGTAAATTAAGCATACTCactttttcagagtcttttccttTGCAATTGACGCTAACAACACTGCTATTCGCTCGAAGCCACTGGAACTCCCTTAACATCTGTGCTCCTTTGGGTCCATGTTCATAAGGAAGGTAGAATAGGTCAGCAAGTAATTGTAAATCCTCCAAAGTCACCGGTTCTGCAGTGTACAAAGGCTTTTCATTTGGACCAGGCACAAACTGCTCCTTGTTTGTCTGTTCATCAGTCTGCATAGGGGCAATATCACTAATGCAATCTTCCTGCATAGACATCTCTGGGGATTTTGATTCAGCTATGCTCTCTTTATCAGTGTCCATTGGTTTCAATTCCTCTGCCATCTTAGCTTCGACAATTTCTGTTAGTATTTGATTGTCATTCTTGTGGtctgtttcttcctgtttttccacTACCATGTCCATGGGTTCCTCATCtggctgtttcttttcttcttccttggtCAGAGCTGTAGGCTCACCACTCAAGGCTGCTCCTTGGCTCATAATGGGCTCCTGGTAAACTGTTGTAACTACAGTTGTGGCATTTAAAGAAGGTGCTGCAACTAGAGGAGTCCCATCAACTACACTTGCTTTAGATCCACTGTGTGCAACTTGCCTACCTACAAAAACAAATTGCCAGAAAATCAGAATTAGAAACAGAACAAATTAGATCTGGTGAAATGTTTTCCTCTTAGCATATCTGTAATTATGAATCTGAACTTGAGATTCCCAATAATTTGAGCCATGAGAAAAGCACAACTTTTTCTAAACCATCAAGGAGGTGGGCAAGGAAAGAGAAGTGGggaaaaagatgataaaaatgtcaacatctattattttcttctcttttgaagATCTGTATTTAAACAACtatttcagggggagggtacagctcagtggtagagtacatgcttagcattcatgaggtcctgggttcaaaccccagtacctccattaaaaaataaataaacctaattaccttcccccacaaaataaaaataaaacagttgtttagtaaacattaaaatatatttttttaaaaattgaagtaagtaaaaattaaaaaataaaaacaactatttcaaaaaagccattttaaaaacaaattagctTTCCATCAAGATGAAAGCTATTTAAGACcaaaagtaagatttttaaaaccttattttctaaattcttgaATTTCATTTTGCTTGGTGGGCCTATAAGAAGACATCATAAATGTTCTTTTGCTCTATGTCTCAAACAATATGATCCAACTCCCTTACAAAGAATGGCCAAACTCACTGCTGTACTGATGAGGTACGCCAAACTCCTGCAGCCATTCTGTTAAAGCTAACTTTAGAGCCATCTGTGGACTATAGAGTACATCAGTTTCAATATCTTCATCACTGCCTTCATTTTCTAACTTTATCTGGATGGATACTGTACTGTCTTCACTGTCAGctgcaaaaaagagaaagaacacaaaaacagtTTTGATTACAAAAGCCTCCAGACAAGTGAGGGGGACAAACGCAAATCACTAATTGCTACAGTAAAACGAGAGaagcaaagaactggaaaaagaatAAACCTTAAGCATAACAATGCAAACACAAACAAGACCCTTCACCGAACCACTTTACCGAGAACAGTCAACTAAATGCATTTATTGCTAAACGTAAAATTCCAATTCAAataaaaaacactaattttaGAATCACTGGAAAAGGCATTTAAATGTCCACTGAGTACCGATTAGTGGGAATGCAAGGCTAAAGGCACCATGCTTTTCATGAAGAAAACATTCCCCACCCTTCAGGGGCTTATAACTTAAAACgcaaataattatgaaaatggGCAAATAAATGCActgaggggagaagagaaaattgaCAAGAGAGCCCACATATGAACAGAGATAAAAAGCATATAATTTAGCACTGAATCAGGAGAATGGTAGGGAAAAGTCTAAACTCTCTTTTCCTTGGTATTCAAAACCCACTATTTTtagctttccttattttcctgcaCATGACCCAGTCTGACCAATGTCTACCAATCCTTAATATGCTTCATGCTCTGCCTTAaaagagggagatgctaacagcCATGTGTACAGAAGGGATTGAGATTATATccctaattttgtattttttattgggGAGAAGGGAGTGACAATGACTGAACCTTGAAGGAAGGCATTAATTCAATAAACAGAATTGGAAGTAGGGGTACAGAACTAAGAAATAACACAACTTTCAACTACATACTCCCAAGCATCAAAATGTGACATTTCAATACCTCCAAATGGGCCAAAATTCAGATAACTTCAAATTTTCAGTGTCCAGTGTTTTCATCTCTAGCTTACCAAACCTTTAAAGCCCAGCCGACTTTACCTATACTTTGACCCAGTTTAAGTTCTCCTCCTCTATGAAAATCATTTCTTACCACTTTTGCTTAGCAGAAGTAATCACTCCCTCCCCTTCTAAGTTCCTTCAGCACTTATCATACTATATATAGTACAGTAGCCTATCTGCTTTATCTAATACCAGACTAAATTCTTCCAAAGTAGGGactattttattctttgcatCCTTAGTGCCTGGGAAGACACACTTGCCACAAAATACGtgtttaaatgttaataaacaaCTAATCAGCATTCTCTTACTTGGAACTCAATTAGGAATTTTTCACAAATGAAAGTCAGTAAGCCAATGTCTAAAATGAGAATATGTTCCATAAATGTATGCTGAATCTAAATGATACGTTAAGTAACTGAGACAAGAACATCTAGCCATCTAAAATATACCATTTAGCAAAATCACCCGAAAACACAAATTCAATCAGAAttattctagggaaaaaaaaaaggaacactaaAAGGCTACCTTGTCTAATTACTCAGACTTCAAAGGCtaagtcacattttaaaaaacaaagaactgaggccaagagatttttagtaacttgtccaaagccaCTCAGCCCTTCTTTCTATCACATAAATCTCATCCATAGGActaaacatttcctttaaaaacaaaataaaacaaaacaaaacataaacctCTTAAATCTTGATGACACAGGAATACGTATACTTGCCAATGGTTGTAGTTAACCACAATTCTCCTCCCAAGGTCAAGAACTAAATCATCTACTCACTCATTACGACATCTTTTCTCACTCCATTCATGTTTGATTTGTACCAAGTGGCAAGGGTATGGATAGCAACATAGTTGGCTTCAAATTCACAATTTGGATTAGTCAGGACTCCTTTTAACCGTGGGATGAGTTCTGTGGATCTTCCTTTGTATGGGCCCAGAAATAGTCTCTTCTGGTCATAATCATTAGCATGAATGTTATCCCAGATTACCGGAGCTCTCTTAATAATCTTAGAAACCTCTTCAATGGACTCTACTGGAATTTCTTTAGATACAACTTTGGGACCTAGAAATAATGACcaccatttattaaaatactCTCATACATGATTCTTCAAAATATACTGCATATAATTTGGTATGTATTTCCTTGTTACatgtataatttctaaaatttttttctttttaaaataacacagcaATACGTCTTTTTACTAGGTtttatcccccacccccatcaataATTCCTCTGATCAGATTCTAAGAAATAGAATTAGTAGTTAAAAGGTATGAATATTTAAAGTTTGGGCAAGTTTCCTCAAACTGATACATCAATAAGAAACAAATTTTCATGTAAACAACTTTTTTCCATTATAATACAGTGTATCTTCAATTAGACAAATCTCAGTTAACCTAAACTCTGGGGTTTCTGCCCTTCATTCTCAGAATAAAAGCTAATACAGTTCATTGATTACTATTGATCTAGCATTACagatttcattttgtaaaataaaacactacCCTAGTGCTGTGATCAATGCCTGTTAGCCCAGATCCCTACAGATCAATAATTTACCAGTAAAACTGATAACTCAGATTCACTGCAAAATCCTCAAAGGTGTTTTTTAATACTAAGTGAAGAATCTATActttataaaagaaagagaatagcAAAATGTTCTAGCTAAggctcagctttaaaaaaaaagtatccaatTAACCAGAACAACAAATTTTTCTAGGTCCTAGTTAATTATAAGTTTTGCTGTATAAATCTTAAGACTCACCTGTCCAAAGCACCTCAATTCCAGGTAGCAGCTTTTCACCCACAGTCCTTAAGTAAGGAGACTGAGACACATTTGGATAACAGAAAGTGCCACAATATTCTGAATGTaggggaaaaattaaagaacGCAACATTATGCCCCTGGCTATTAGTCTCAACTACAACTAATTATAATTTGTAGTGCATTAAGTAATCCCCAAGTATAATCTTATTAAACATTATCTGAGTACTCATGTAGCATGAGACCACTGAGATAAAGTTCATGGCTCACAATACTCTaagacagacatacacacagtTAAATTCGGTCTAAAATTTCTTAGAACTAACTTATTTAACTATTCCTGAGCAAGAAGTCAAGTTTAAGGAAATTTTCCTACAGGCTGAATTTTGAGAGGCAAAAAAGAGACAGAATATTTTCAAGGGAAGGAAccaaggagggaagaggaggggataaAGGGATAGGGGGAAAAATTATTAAGCTTTCTATGCTGACTATGGGAAGTTAAGAGCCCAGATGGGAGTGGGAGGAGTGAAAAGGGATACAGATATGCAAGggcagaaaaaaggaacaagtaGGAGGAAATGAGGAGTGACTATGTTAAAAGCAATGTAAATTTgctttttctagttttcatttCGATAATACTATCCTTCCTTTAACTCTgaaaatgtaatgttaatatGCTTTCAGtactaaaaaatacataaaatctttGGCCTATTCAGCTGTCATTTGTTAGTCTCTAAAGTTCCCCCAATTTAAGATCTTGAGAAATGTCTTCTAGAAAAAGAATTCCTACCTTTATACACCAAAGGGAGAGGGAACAACACAATAAAGCCCATAAATGGTCCTTTGAaagttaaatatttcaaaaagactATTTAATACAGATtgttaatatattacataatatacataattatataatgtatttgtttataaaatatatattttgtatgttatatgtatataaattatattataaaattatgttaaatttatataaatataatatatatacatttaaatataaggCTATTATATACAATACCTGTGGGACAGAAGAGGAACGTTTCTGGCTCTCCTAGATACTGATAAATTTCATTTGTGATGGAGACCTGGGCATGCGCAAAAGAACTGAATACCTCTTTGTCAGCTGCACACATATTATGGTCAATATCatcaaaaagcaaagcaaatgacC contains these protein-coding regions:
- the OGA gene encoding protein O-GlcNAcase produces the protein MVQKESQAALEERESELNSNPAASAGASLEPPAAPAPGEDNPSGAGGAAVAGAAGGARRFLCGVVEGFYGRPWVMEQRKELFRRLQKWELNTYLYAPKDDYKHRMFWREMYSVEEAEQLMTLISAAREYEIEFIYAISPGLDITFSNPKEVSTLKRKLDQVSQFGCRSFALLFDDIDHNMCAADKEVFSSFAHAQVSITNEIYQYLGEPETFLFCPTEYCGTFCYPNVSQSPYLRTVGEKLLPGIEVLWTGPKVVSKEIPVESIEEVSKIIKRAPVIWDNIHANDYDQKRLFLGPYKGRSTELIPRLKGVLTNPNCEFEANYVAIHTLATWYKSNMNGVRKDVVMTDSEDSTVSIQIKLENEGSDEDIETDVLYSPQMALKLALTEWLQEFGVPHQYSSRQVAHSGSKASVVDGTPLVAAPSLNATTVVTTVYQEPIMSQGAALSGEPTALTKEEEKKQPDEEPMDMVVEKQEETDHKNDNQILTEIVEAKMAEELKPMDTDKESIAESKSPEMSMQEDCISDIAPMQTDEQTNKEQFVPGPNEKPLYTAEPVTLEDLQLLADLFYLPYEHGPKGAQMLREFQWLRANSSVVSVNCKGKDSEKIEEWRSRAAKFEEMCGLVMGMFTRLSNCANRTILYDMYSYVWDIKSIMSMVKSFVQWLGCRSHSSAQFLIGDQEPWAFRGGLAGEFQRLLPIDGANDLFFQPPPLTPTSKVYTIRPYFPKDEASVYKICREMYDDGVGLPFQSQPDLIGDKLVGGLLSLSLDYCFVLEDEDGICGYALGTVDVTPFIKKCKISWIPFMQEKYTKPNGDKELSEAEKIMLSFHEEQEVLPETFLANFPSLIKMDIHKKVTDPSVAKSMMACLLSSLKANGSRGAFCEVRPDDKRILEFYSKLGCFEIAKMEGFPKDVVILGRSL